Part of the Venturia canescens isolate UGA chromosome 2, ASM1945775v1, whole genome shotgun sequence genome is shown below.
ATGGTGATTTCATCGTCCTGAAATTTGATCCCACCGATACCGCGGAGAGCGCAGTAAAGTCTGAGCAAAGCGCTCGCTTGAACGACGTGAGACTCGGCCAATTGGAGTTCTGAACTTTCTGCGATGATCGCTTCCAATCTCCGTAGCAATTCTTCCCGCAACGATTGCAGTGCTGTATGCGATTCCCACTTTCGTTTCTGTCCATTTCTTATGAACATGGCGATCCATGTTCGCACTTGTTGATCATTTCCCAATAAAAGACCGGAAACGAACGCCACCATGTCGCTCTCTTGCTGTAAACTCGCTGCGTTCTCACGCTCGAGACTCAAAGTGATCGCTAATGCCGGCATTCTACAAAGCTCCACACATTTAGCACGAACTGCCAACGCTTGGCTCGGATTCATGCGGCACAACATAGTCAGCGCTTGCGTTCTTATTCTTCCCAAAGCTGATTCCTCCTGACGCTCCCCGTTCGCTATCAAATGAGCGCAAACCTCTGCAAAACTGTCCGGACTGTTTGCCACAATCCAACAAATAATCTCCGGTCCATGCTTCACATGCAGAAGTGTCTCTGCGATGTCACGCAACGAAAGCAGCGCCGGTAATTCTGCCAATGCGATACAAATTACATAACTTATCTCTTCCATGTAAACGGCATTGTCAAACAAATCTGACTGTTTTATCTGAAAATCGTTGTTTCTTTGGAGCTCCTGGATCTGCGATGAGATGAACAGTATTTCGCTTAAGACTAAACGTATCCGACGTGTTGATTCGCTCCTCTCAAACTCTAGAGCTAGACCACCTTGGAGAGATTGTGCCAATATACTGTCGCTCTGGCTGTTGCCATGTTTTTGCCtatgaaaatacatttttacatTAAAAGTTTAGTGATCAtccagaaatattttattcatattttccaatcCAGTTTTATGGAATCGTAAGATGTCTTCAAGAGTAGAGAAAAATTCTACCGTAGGATCATTGTTTTTGTTCGATGAGTTTGAATCAACAGTCTAGTCAAATTGATTTAAGAATTCAGttcagaaacaaaaaattcatacattACATAAATTAACGAAGTAATCACAAAGATGATcaatcatgaaatttttggaCATTTTAAATAAGAACAATACAATTTTATAGGGTAATAGTAAACAGTGTGAAACACGATGGGACTAACCTCAATTGTTGTTCTTTTCGAACGTCGGTCTCGAGCGCGTGAAAATCAATGGACAATAGAGCGACAATTGAATTAACTGATTCAATACCGGATAAAATGGTTAAGATTTCTTTGCGAGCTTCCACGCATTCCTTGGTAATATCAAGGGGTGAAATAAGGCTCATACGTACGAGACACGGTAACAACGGTCGTATTTCGCGTTGTGTACATCGCGACAATTCACGAATGTTTACGTTCTGTATTGCCGTAAACACTCGTGGCGAAATGCTCGTGCCCGACAGCATCTTTATATTGTTTATTTCAAAAGTAATAACAATATCCAATTTGTTTTATGAATAATTGCTTTAACAAGAGGACAGCGGTTCATCACCGCTTGTCACGATTCTGACACTGTGGAAGCcgccatttttctttcgattaagTTTCCTTTATCTGATCACCACTAGAGTTCGCAACTATAGTAGTTGGTAGTAGTTTGAATGATTCGGAGGATTCGGAGTGTACCTCGACTAAAAATGTTCTCCCAAGGCCCTCCTTATTTATGTATTTTCTCAAATAAACAATAACTTCGTACAGTGTATTGTTCCACGAACCGTTATTACGTTCGTAAAATTAGACTGTTAGGTTATAGGTTTCGTCTTAATCTTTGTATTACCGATGTTGTTAACTTTATTCGTTGCTGGCTTTAGTTTTCGGGCGCTGTTCAAGTGTATTTGGTGTAATAACTatattgtgatattttgtgCAAAATATAATTTCTACAGTTGACTCCGTCGACTGCCTTCTATAGTTCTTGGCATGTATTACAGAACAAGTGAGTACacgctgaaatttttttaaacaaaagtAACACGTTTTATTTTGCATAAAGCTCTAGCAAAGCACGTTGatatcatttttaatattttcttcctttcaCTACTAATGCGCAACATAGCGCGAGATTTAATCGCAAAATAATCatgtttttagtttttttttattaacgttATTACGCGCAAGATGCATGTATGTATAAAAACAACATTGGTAAATATATTTGCAGAAGCTTTTTTCCGAATCCGTTAAATATTTCTCTTTGCattatacatacatacatatatgattataaatatatgtcATATGTCAATGATGGTACATATATAGGCATCGAATTAATTGATTTTGGGTTCGACGAAGATTTACTTTTCgcccttcatttttcttttttcgttcgttctgTACGCAATTCATAAATACGACCAGCTCGAATTGGgcttgaattataaaattagtTACGGATCTCGCCGCGAGAGGTTACGCTTCAATTCGAATACATTTATCTACAAATTTTTGTAGAATAAGAGTTGTGGTTTTTAGGTTTGacattcatcgttttttcgtgTTCATCGTTTTCATGCTTTAACGCCATAACCTCTAAatacgtttgttttttttttatttatttggccACCATTGCGAACAGTATCGAATATATATAATTCCTTCGGCGTGTCAAATTCGCTTTATGAATTCgcgagtaaaaaaaacaaatcttaCTTTAACCTAATTGCGTTGTTTTTTGAACGAATTTCCATCGGCACGTTCTCAGCCAAAACACTTGTCCGTTCTAAATGAGATAATTTAGGTATTCGATAAAGatctcaaaaaattcatccgCATCCctgaatttttacttttagcAACAACAATGACGAAAACCGTCGTCgacgagtgtttttttttttagaattctTCAATAGAGGTGTTTACCAAACGGAATCgagtgaaataatttttcgatcgaacaCCGTTTGAAGCATCAAATTAACGAGCTTCGTATCTCACACCATCAGCTTTCGCGTATAtattgatattatttttcttttttttcataaatattcatgCAACCATAATCGTAACTCAGCGTCAAACAATGCATTTGCGTCTGATATGGCTTATTATTATAACATTGTATGTATTATTCGGTACAATataacacgaaaaatatatttgtagaTTCAACAATACACCCGTAAAATAATGAGCCAATCCGGCGATAGTTATAATACGTGTACAACAATATTAATaacgattaataaaaaaacacattCACGAAACGTGCGTCGCTCGGGGAAAGGCAACGAAATTTTTATCCGTGTTTTGAGGTTAAGTTGACCAGCACGTATCGCGACGTTTCAGTGTGGCTCGAGAGCTTCGAGTTACCGGAAATTATTTcccaaataatcgaaaaagtgAAGTGTCGGAAATTTCGTTGCATTTCAGCGATATAAACTTCGATATTGTTATAAGATAATTGAGTTCACAACACTACATTCGTACGGCGGAGCGGGGAGCGACGACATTtggaagaaaaacattttttccgacTGCTGCATCGCCGCGTCGACTCTAAATATAACTCTTCGTTTCGTCGTCTCACCAGATCTCTacttttcgtcgtttttcattgttttttcttcacctgtttttatctctgtcttttttttttcgtctacgTTACTCCACAACCTGATTGTAATGTAAGACAATATTATCACGATCTCGAACTTAATTATACTCGTTTAATGAAAGACAGAAATATTAGTCGTTAGGAAAACAATTATTCCTGATAGACAAACTATGAGTAAAGCTGCGTCATTCTTTCTTAATTTCCAGTCGTTTATAATTGAGCCTGAAAAACTCATAATAACTTATGGTCAATACGAATCGATTGTAAAGATTTATACTTTTAATAATTCTCCTTATTTCGTTAGtcgaagttgaaaaattctgcCACAAAATATAATACAAAAACTTCGGAATTATTCGTTTATTCGAATCAGACAaactttatactttttttcgaCACATCTGCAGTTGTTTTCGCGTGTCGATTCGTTGTCGTAATTCGGAAGTGACCgcggaattttttattatttttatcgttagaGCACACACGTGACAAACCGTTAATTCTgcaaaatgatgattttttctgGTAAATGTAAACGAGTTTTAATACGGAGGAGGTTTGAGTCTTGTGCTTTTTCGTACTATCTCATTTATCAGTTTTATCGATGTATTATGAACGAATAAACTCGTCGATGTTTCCCTTGTTTATTTCcatgtttttttgttcttcgaCTTACGATTTCCTTAACTCTGTTATTGTTTGTTTTGTGGCGTTTGCAATGCTTGAATATTcgtttaaaatttgaattcgacGTTTTTTGAAGCACCCGAAGTTCGTTTTCTTACTTGTTtatgattttcttcatttgtttAGTCTGGTGCTGCATGCTGTATTGAGCATTCTCCGCTTTGTTGATAAGGGAGTCGAGCTTGTCGAGATGCGAGcccattttttcgttcagatcgatttttttgggcTTGTTGACGAGCTCCTCGTCACCCGTTACGAGCGAGGAAGGCTCGAGCGTCTTTTCGACCGTTAACGTCTCGTCTGGTACTAAAAATTCGGCGTTCGATGACTTCTCGACATCCGCGTTCGGCGTCAACGGTTTATGGTCCGGCGTGTTGTTCCGCGAACCAACCTTCACGCGTAACAGTGTGCTGAGGCTTCCGCACACGGTCTGCAATTACGTAAATTAAGGTTTTTTATGGGcaccgaaaaaattcattgcttCACTAATTTTTAAGgcttttttacttattttcg
Proteins encoded:
- the LOC122406003 gene encoding uncharacterized protein, producing the protein MSDPEYAYACQRAELLGQPKPSEEEWAASRKSVHVNEDPEEVDNAVAQDLDQSDESMRRVGGGLDELNSILNATQKKINRFKTVCGSLSTLLRVKVGSRNNTPDHKPLTPNADVEKSSNAEFLVPDETLTVEKTLEPSSLVTGDEELVNKPKKIDLNEKMGSHLDKLDSLINKAENAQYSMQHQTKQMKKIINK